The Thermococcus sp. 4557 genomic sequence CCCAAGACCTTCGACGAGATGAAGGCGATAATGGAGCAGTACTATGACCCCGACAACGAGAAGTACGGAATAGCGTATCCGCTCAACGCCTACTTCCTCTCGGCCTGGGCCCAGGCCTTCGGTGGCTACTACTTCGACGACCAGAGCGAGATGCCCGGCCTCGACCAGCCCGAGACGATAGAGGGCTTCGAGTTCTTCTTCCAGAACATCTGGCCGTACATGGCTCCGACCGCGGACTACGGAACCCAGCAGAGCATATTCCTTGAGGGCCGTGCCCCGATGATGATAAACGGCCCGTGGAGCATAAGCGACGTCAAGAAGGCGGGCATAGACTTCGGCGTCGTCCCGCTCCCACCGATAACCAAGGACGGCAAGGAGTACTGGCCGAGGCCCTACGGTGGAGTTAAGGACATCTACTTCGCGGCGGGCATAAAGAACAAGGAGGCCGCCTGGAAGTTCGTCAAGTGGTTCACCACCAGTCCGGACGTCATCAAGGAGCTCTCACTCCAGCTCGGCTACATCCCGGTTCTCACACCGGTGCTCAACGACCCGGACATCAAGAACGACCCGGTCATCTACGGCTTTGGCCAGGCCGTTCAGCACGCGTACCTGATGCCCAAGAGCCCGAAGATGGGCGCCGTCTGGGGTGGCGCTGACGGAGCCATCAACGAGATACTCCAGGACCCGGAGAACGCCGACATAAAGGCCATACTCGAGAAGTACCAGCAGCAGATACTCGACAACATGAACGGCTGAAGCCTTTCTCCTTTTTCATACCTTTTTGGAGGGATTGGAATGAAAAAGACCACGACCATTGCTCTGTTCCTAATCCTGCCTGGGATGGCAGCGTTCCTGTTTTTCAACCTGTGGCCAATAATTTACTCGATATACCTGGCCTTCACCAACGCCCAGCTAGGCAACTTCCCGGTTCAGGCCCCTGATGCCCCGCAGCTTCAGTTCGTTGGTCTGGAGAACTTCCGCTGGATACTTGGCGACGAAACATTCAGGAGCGCCTTCCTGTGGACGTGGATATTCGTGGTGACCAGCGTCACCCTGAAGGTTCTCGCGGGAATCGTCCTCAGCCTGCTCTACAACAGCAGGTACGTCAAGGGAAAAATGATCTACCGCTCCCTTCTCATAATTCCCTGGGCGCTGCCGCTGCTCTTCTCCGTTACCGTCTGGAAGTTCATGTTCGACCCGATATTCGGGCCGATAAACCAGATGCTCAAATCCCTGGGGGTTCAAAACCTTCCCAACTGGATTAACGACCCGATGTGGGCCTTTCTCGCACTCAACGTAATCGAGGCCTGGCTCGCGTACCCGTTCATGATAACCGTCATCACGGCGGCGCTCCAGTCCGTGCCTGACACGCTCGTTGAGGCGGCGATAATAGACGGGGCCAACTACTGGCAGAGGATAAGGCACGTTGTCCTCCCGATAGTCGGCAAACCGATAGCATTCGCCACCATACTCACCAGCGCGGCGAGCTTCCAGTACTTCATGGTGCCCTACATCTACAATGCGGGCCTGTTCGAGGACAAGTTCATACTGCTCTACGGTTTCAGAAAGGCCTTCGGAGCCAGCCCCCACTACGGAAGGGCCGCGGCGATAATGATAATCGCCACGCTCGTGCTTGCCGTGTACATGTACGTTAACGTCAGGATAACCAAACTCCAGGAGGGTGCCAAGGGATGATGGGAAGGCGCAAAGGGGAGGTCGTCAGGAGCTTTGTCCTGACCCTGCTGGCCATCTTCGTCATGTTCATCATACTCTTCCCGGTCTACTACATCTTCGTCGTCTCAATAAGCCCGGGCTCAACGCTCGCAACCACGGAGTTCCACATCATCCCCAGAAACGTCAGCCTCGACTCGTACAGGGAGGTGCTCTTTGGATTCTCTGGAAGCAAACTCTCGGAGAACTTCACGGGAACCATCGAGGGAAGCGCCCACGTCCAGGACGGCAGGCTGTACCTGCTGGAAGGGACGATAAAGGGTGAGGTCAAATACGGGCCATTCACGGGACTGGTGTTTGAGATTCCAGTGAAAAACCTGGTTTTCGATATTTCAACGGACGTCAACGCCCAGGGACAGCTGAAGGGAGATGTCAAGGGACTCTTCATCCTCACGAGGATGAACGACGACGGCACTGTGGGCTTCGCGATAATAAGGAACATCGAGCTGAAGGACGGAACCATCGAGGGCACCCACGTCTCGGGCCCGATGGAGAAGTACGTCGTTGCCAGGAACAGCGGAACCGTCAGGTTCACGAGAATCGGGAAGTTCGTCAACTCGAAGTTCTTCGGCTACCTCAAGAACAGCCTCATCATAGCCACAATAACGGTGCTGCTGACGCTTGTGTTCGTCGTCCCGGCCGCCTACGCATTCTCGCGCATGAAGTTCTTCGGCAGGGAGCACGTGCTCTACTTCTACCTGATGTTCACGCAGGTGGCGGGCGGTCTCGGAATAGCGGGCCTTATAGCCCTCTACGGTATGATAGTCAAGCTGGGCCTCTACGACAAGCTGCCGGTGCTGTCCTTCATCTACGCCGCGGGAAGCGTTCCCTTCAACACCTGGCTGCTCAAGGGATACATAGACTCCATAAGCCCCGACTTCGACGAGGCCGCCCTGGTGGACGGCGCGAGCTACCTCCAGATAATCAGGCACGTGCTCCTCCCGATGGCGCTGCCGGGAATAGCGACCGTGTCGATATTCGCCTTCATAGGCGGCTGGACGGAGTTCATCCTAGCAAGCCTGCTGCTGACCGAGTCGCACCAGCCACTGTCGGTGTGGATATACCTTCTCCTGGGCGGCATAGGCAGGGGAATAGACTGGAGCTACTTCGCGGCTGCCGCGCTGCTGTTCGCCCTGCCGGTGTTCGTGATGTTCATGCTCGCCCAGAACTACATAAGGAGCGGTCTTACAGTTGGAGGTCTCAAGGAATGAGGTGATAACATGAAGCGGGTGGTTGCCCTACTCCTTGCCTTTTTGATGGTTGGGAGTCTGATTGGAGCAAACGTGAAAACGGTCGGAGCGGCCGAGCCGAAGCCGCTCAACGTCATAATAGTCTGGCACCAGCACCAGCCCTACTACTACGACCCGGTCCAGGACGTCTATACCAGGCCCTGGGTCAGGCTCCACGCGGCGAACAACTACTGGAAGATGGCCTATTACCTGAGCCAGTATCCGGACGTTCACGTCACGATTGACCTGTCGGGCTCGCTCATAGCCCAGCTCGCCGACTACATGAACGGGAAGAAGGACACCTACCAGATAATTACTGAGAAGATAGCCAGCGGCGAACCCCTCACCGTCGATGAGAAGTGGTTCATGCTCCAGGCGCCGGGAGGGTTCTTCGACCACACCATCCCCTGGAACGGTGAGCCGATAACCGACCCCAACGGCAACCCGATAAGGGACTTCTGGGACCGCTACACCGAGCTGAAGGACAAGATGATGGCCGCAAAGGCCAAGTACGCCAACCTGCCGCTCGAGGAGCAGAAGGCCGCTGTGACGAACGAGTTCACCGAGCAGGACTACATCGACCTCGCGGTTCTCTTCAACCTCGCCTGGACCGACTACAAGTACATAATGGACACGCCTGAACTCAAGGCTCTCTACGACAAGGTCGACGAGGGCGGCTACACCAGGGAGGACGTTAAAACCGTTCTCGACGCCCAGCTCTGGCTCCTCAACCACACCTTCGAGGAGCACGAGAAGATAAACCTCCTCCTCGGCAACGGCAACGTCGAGGTCACGGTCGTTCCCTACGCCCACCCGATAGGCCCGATACTCAACGACTTCGGCTGGGAGGGTGACTTCGACGACCAGGTGAAGAGGGCGGACGAGCTGTACAAGCAGTACCTTGGAAACGGAACCGCCGTCCCGGTTGGAGGCTGGGCCGCCGAGAGTGCCCTCAACGACAAAACTCTGGAAACCCTCGCCGAGAACGGCTGGACCTGGGTCATGACTGACCAGCTCGTCCTCGACAGGCTCGGCGTCGAGAAGACGGTCGAGAACTACCACAAGCCCTGGGTGGCCGAGTTCAACGGAAAGAAGATATACCTCTTCCCGCGCGACCACGCCCTCAGCGACCGTGTTGGTTTCACCTACGGTGGAATGAACCAGTACCAGGCCGTTGATGACTTCGTGAACGAGCTCCTCAAGCTCCAGAAGGAGAACTACGATGGCAGCCTCGTTTACGTGGTCACGCTCGACGGCGAGAACCCGTGGGAGAACTACCCCTACGACGGCAAGCTCTTCCTCACCGAGCTGTACAGGAAACTCACCGAGCTCCAGGAGCAGGGGCTCATAAGAACCCTCACACCGAGCGAGTACATCCAGCTCTACGGCGACCAGGCCAACAGGCTCACCCCCAGGATGATGGAGCGCCTCGACCTCACCGGGAACAACGTTAACGCCCTCCTCAAGGCCCAGAGCCTCGGCGACCTCTACGACACCGTGGGCGTTAAGGAGGAGATGCAGTGGCCGGAGAGCAGCTGGATAGACGGAACAATCTCCACGTGGATAGGCGAGCCCCAGGAGAACTACGGCTGGTACTGGCTCTACATGGCCAGGAAGGCCCTTATGGAGAACAAGGATAAAATGAGCCAGGCGAACTGGGAGAAGGCCCACGAGTACCTGCTCCGCGCCGAGGCGAGCGACTGGTTTTGGTGGTACGGAAGCGACCAGAACAGCGGTCAGGACTACACCTTTGACCGCTACCTGAAGACGTACCTCTACGAGATGTACAGGCTGGCCGGAGTCGAGCCGCCGAGCTACCTCTTCGGAAACTACTTCCCGGACGGCGAGCCCTACGTCACCAGGGCCCTCGACGGCCTCAAGGAGGGCGAGATGAAGAACTATTCGAGCATGTCCCCGCTGGCAAACGGCGTCAGCGTCTATTTCGACGGCGATGGGCTCCACTTCGTAGTGAGGGGGAACCTGGACAGGTTCGAGGTGAGCATCTGGGAGAAGGATGAGCGCGTCGGCAACACGTTCACACTCCTCCAGGAGAGGCCGACCGAGCTCAGGTACTCGATGTTCCCGTTCTCAGCGGACAGCGTTGGTCTCCTCATAACCAAGCACGTCGTGTACGAGAACGGAAAGGCCGAGATATACGGCACCACCGACTACGAGAAGAGCGAGAAGCTTGGAGACGCGACCGTTGAGCAGACGAGCGACGGAGTGGAAGTCATCGTGCCCTTCGATTACCTCAAGAACCCGAGCGATTTCTACTTCGCGGTCTCGACCGCCAAAGACGGAAACCTTGAGATAATAACCACCCCCATCGAGCTCAAGCTCCCCACCGAGGTTAAGGGAGTCACGATAGCGGACATCGCCGACCCGGAGGGAGACGACCACGGGCCGGGAAGCTACGTCTACCCAACGGACGGGGTCTTCGCCGAGGGAGCCTTTGACCTCCTCCGCTTCAGGATGCTCGAGCAGACGGAGAGCTACGTGATGGAGTTCTACTTCAGGGACCTCGGGGGCAACCCATGGAACGGACCGAACGGCTTCAGCCTCCAGATAATCGAGGTCTATCTGGACTTCAAGGACGGCGGCAACAGCAGCGCCATAAAGATGTTCCCAGATGGGCCGGGAACCAACGTCCAGCTCGACCCGAACCATCCCTGGGACGTCGCCTTCAGGATTGCCGGATGGGACTACGGTAATCTCATCATCCTTCCGAACGGAACCGCAATTCAGGGTGAGATGCAGATATCAGCCGACCCGGTCAAGAACGCGGTGATAGTGAAAGTCCCGAAGAAGTACATCGCCATAAACGAGGACTACGGCCTCTGGGGAGACGTCCTCGTCGGTTCGCAGGACGGCTACGGGCCGGACAAGTGGAGACCGGTGGCAGTGGATGCGGAGCAGTGGAAGCTCGGCGGCGCAGACCCGCAGGCAGTCATAAACGGCGTAGCTCCACGCGTCCTTGATGAGCTGGTTCCGCAGGGCTTTGAACCGACCCAGGAAGAGCAGCTGAGCAGCTACGACGCAAACGACATGAAGCTCGCCACCGTCAGGGCCATTCCGCTCCTCAAGCAGGGCATCGTTGTGACCGACCCCGAGGGTGACGACCACGGCCCAGGAAGCTACGTCTACCCAACGGACGCGGTCTTCAAGCCGGGAGTCTTCGATCTCCTCAAGTTCAAGATGACGGAGGGCAGCGATGACTGGACCCTCGAATTCTACTTCAGGGACCTCGGGGGCAACCCGTGGAACGGTCCAAACGGCTTCAGCCTCCAGATAATCGAAGCGTACTTCGACTTCAAGGACGGCGGAAACGTCTCGGCGATAAAGATGTTCCCGGACGGACCCGGAAGCAACGTCCAGCTCGACCCGCGCCACCCGTGGGACGTGGCCCTCAGAATCGCGGGATGGGACTACGGAAACCTCATCATCCTCCCGAACGGAACCGTTTACCAGGGCGAGATGCAGATTTCAGCCGACCCCGTCAAGAACGCCATAACAGTCAAGGTTCCGAAGAAGTACCTGCCGAACGTTGGAGATTACGGGCTCTATGCGGCAGTCATCACCGGCTCCCAAGACGGCTACGGCCCTGACAAGTGGAGGCCAGTGGCCGTTGAGGCGGAGCAGTGGAAGCTCGGAGGGGCGGAGGCAGACGCGGTTATCAACGGTGTAGCCCCGCGCGTCATGGACGAACTCGTCCCGGCGGACTTCAGTCCGACCCAGGAAGAGCAGCTGAGCAGCTACGACGCAAACGACATGAAGCTCGCCACCATCCTCATGATACCCCTCGTGGAGGGCAGCGGCGGGGAGGAGCCGACCCCGACCGAGACCACCACTACCAGCGAGACGAGCAGTTCAAGCACCTCCTCCACGACGAGCTCCCCAAGCCAGACCACAACGACCCCAACAACTACCACCGGCCCGAGCACGAGCCCCACTACCACATCAAGCCCCACCACAACCACCACCGGCGGTGGAGGCGGAATCTGCGGCCCCGCCGTCCTTGTGGGACTCGCCCTGCTGCCGCTCCTCATCAGGAGGCGGCGCTGACCTTTAATTTCAAATTTTTGAGGTGATAGCATGGCTGAAGTCAAGCTCATCAACGTCTGGAAGCAGTTTGGAGAGTTCACCGCCGTCAAAGACATGAACCTCGAGGTCAAGGATGGAGAGTTCATGATACTCCTCGGCCCGAGCGGCTGCGGAAAGACGACGACGCTGAGGATGATAGCGGGACTGGAGGAGCCAAGCAGGGGACAGGTGTACATAGGGGACACGCTCGTAGCGGACCCAGAGAAGGGTGTCTTCGTCCCGCCCAAGGATAGAGACATAGCCATGGTCTTCCAGAGCTACGCCCTCTATCCACACATGACGGTCTACGACAACATAGCGTTTCCCCTCAAGCTCAGGAAGGTGCCGAAGCAGGAGATTGACCAGCGCGTTAGAGAAGTCGCCGAGATGCTGGGCCTCACCGAATTCCTGAAGAGGAAGCCGAGAGAGCTCTCTGGAGGCCAGAGACAGCGTGTTGCTCTCGGAAGGGCCATAGTGAGAAAGCCGCACGTCTTCCTGATGGACGAGCCGCTGAGCAACCTCGACGCCAAGCTCCGTGTCAAGATGCGCGCCGAACTGAAGAGGCTCCAGAAGCAGCTCGGGGTCACCACCATCTACGTCACCCACGACCAGGTGGAGGCAATGACGATGGGCGACAGGATAGCGGTCATCAACCAGGGCGTGCTCCAACAGGTCGGAACCCCAGACGAGGTCTACAACAGGCCCGCCAACACCTTCGTCGCGGGCTTCATCGGGGCCCCTCCGATGAACTTCATCGATGCCACCGTAACCGAGGACGGTTTCGCTGACTTCGGCGAGTTCAGACTGAAGCTCCTCCCCGACCAGGTGGAGGTTCTGAGGGACAGGGGGCTCCTCGGAAAGGAGGTTATCTTTGGAATCCGCCCGGAGGACCTCTATGACGCCATGTTCGCCCAGGTGAAGATACCGGGCGAGAACATGGCGCGGGCAATGGTGGATATCATAGAGAACCTAGGAAACGAGAAGATAGTCCACCTGAGGATCGGCGACATAAACTTCCTCGGCGCCTTCCGCTCGGAGTCCAGGGTCGTGGAGGGCCAGGAGGTCGACGTGGTCTTCGACATGCGCAAGGTCCACGTCTTCGAGAAGGGAAGCGGAAAGGCCGTATTCTGAAGCTTTTTAAATCCCCCTTCCCATTTTCTTCCATGAGCATAGAGGACTTCGCCGATTTTCTGGCCAGGGAGGTGCCGAAGGGCAGGATAGCCGAGCTTGGGATAGGCTTCCAGTTCAAAGTGGCGCTCAGACTCAAGGAGCTGGGCTACGACGTTCTGGCCGTTGACTGGAATCCGGCGTCCGTCGAGAGGGCGGCGGAGCTCGGCCTGAACGCCGTCAGGGACGACCTCTTCAGCCCAAAGGTGGAGCTCTACGAGGGGGTCGCGGCGCTTTACTCCGTGAGGCCAACTCCGGAGATAGTGCGGCCGATCCTGAGGCTCGGGCGGAAACTCCACGTCTCCGTTTACATCCTCCCGCTCACGGGGGACACCATGCCGAGGACGATGAGGCTCACCAACTTCAGGGGACTGGCGATATACTCCACTAAAGGTATTTAAACCGCCTCCCAAGTAGTCATGGTGGTGATATGAAGCTCTTCGGTACCGCTGGAATTAGGGGCACCCTGTGGGAGAAGGTCACGCCGGAACTCGCGATGAACCTCGGAAAGGCAGTTGGCACGTACATCGACGGAAAAACTGTGGCGGTTGCGAGGGACGGCAGAACGTCGAGCGTAATGCTCCAGAGCGCCCTCATCTCGGGACTTCTCTCGACGGGAGCCGAGGTTCTTGATTTCGGTTTGATACCAACGCCCGCTTTAGCGTGGGGAACGCGGGAGCACGGCGATGGGGGAGTCATGATAACGGCGAGCCACAATCCACCGACGGACAACGGGATAAAGGTCTTCAACGGCGACGGAACGGAGTTCTACGTCGAGCAGGAGAGGGAACTGGAGGAACTCGTTTTCTCCGGAAACTTCAGAAAGGCAGCATGGAGTGAGATAAAGACAGTAAAAGCCCTCGATATCACCAAAGACTACATAGGGGCCGTCCTCGACTTCGTGAACCACGAGACCAACTTAAAAGTCCTCTACGACGGCGCCAACGGTGCCGGGAGCGTTCTGGCCCCCTATCTGCTCCGCGAGATGGGGGCGAGAGTTATAAGCGTGAACGCCCACGTTGACGGCCACTTCCCCGGAAGGAAGCCGGAGCCGAGGTACGAGAACATCGCCTATCTCGGCGAGCTGGCGAGAGAGCTCGGCGTTGACCTCGTCGTCGCCCAGGACGGCGACGCCGACAGGATAGCGGTCTTCGATGAGAAGTGCCAGTACGTGAATGAGGACACCGTTATAGCCCTCTTCGCAAAGCTCTACGTGGAGGAGCACGGAGGGGGAACGGTTGTCGTTTCCATAGACACGGGCTCGAGGATAGACCACGTCGTTGAGAACGCCGGCGGCAGGGTCGTAAGGATTCCCCTCGGTCAGCCCCACGATGGGATAAAGAAGTACGGGGCAATCTTCGCCGCCGAGCCATGGAAGCTGGTCCACCCGAAGTTCGGACCATGGATAGACAGCTTCGTGACCATGGGACTCCTCATAAAGCTCATAGACGAGCGCGGAAAACCGCTCTCCCAGATAATCCGGGAGGAGATACCGACATACTACCTCACCAAGAAGAACGTGAAGTGCCCGGACGAGTTCAAGAAGGCCACCCTTGAGAGGGCCTACCGGGCCCTCGAAGAGAAGCTGCGGGGAGAGGTGAAGGAGGTTCTCACGATTTCCGGCTACCGCTTCCAGCTGAAAGACGGCTCGTGGATTCTGGTCAGGCCAAGCGGAACGGAGCCGAAGATCCGCGTCGTCGTTGAGGCGCCGAGCGAGAAGAGGCGCGACGAGCTCTTTGGGCTGGCCTACGGCACCGTCAGGAGGGCCGCAGAGGAAGCCATGAGGAAGGACTGAGCTACATTTTCCATTTTTAGACCATAATCCCAAGCAACCAGCCGGCCGTTCCAGCGAGGAATATTAACCCCAAATCCCGGACGAGAACCCAAGGCCCGGGCCTCTTTCCGGTTCCCCTCAGGTAGAACCAGTATATGAACACCGGAACCAGGAGGTCCAGCGACAGATAGGACTCACCAAAGAACAGATTGAGCAGGAATGAAAAAATCGAAACCAGAATCAGGGCCTTTCCGCCCATCACAACCCCCTCAGACAAACCTCGCCGGCCTCAGGGTCCTCACGGCTATGCCGTCCCTCCCCACCATGACCTTGAAGCCCTCCTTGGCCACGTAAGTCTTGACGCCCGTGACGGTTTCGATGTATTTGGCCTCCTTGTATGGGTTCGCGAAGTGCATCTTCATGCCTATATGGCTCATCACAAGGACCTCGGGCTTCTCACGCATCCTCTTGAGCATCATGACGATGTCGTCGGTGCTCAGGTGGTACGGGATGCCCATGTCCCTCGGCCTGGTGACCGCCGCGATGAGCAGTCTCGAACCGTCGTGCCAGTCGGTGAGGCCGTCGAAGTAAGCCGTGTCGGGAATGTACGAGATGTCGCCCAGGGAGCTCTTCATGCGGAAGCCGATGGTGGTCGGGTCCGAGTGCTGGGTCGGGGTTATCACCATCTCCTCGTCGCCTATCGCTATCCTGCTTCCCGGCTCCGGGATGTGTATGCTCTCGAGCACATCCAGGTGGTACTTGCTGACGGCCGGCGTGTGGGTCTCGTCGCCGTAGACGACGCTCTTGGATGCTATGAGAACGCCCCTCTTCTTGAGTGCGCCGCCCGTCATGGCCTCTATCATGACCTCGACGTCGTTGCAGTGGTCCACGTGCCTGTGGGAGACGAAGATGACGTCGAGCTTTCTGGGGTCGAGCTTGTAGCGCCAGGAGCGCACGAGGGCGCCGGGCCCGGGGTCAACGTAGATGTTCCTGCTGGCGCGTATGTGGAAGCCGCCGGTGGAGCGGAACTGGGTTATGGTGATGAACCTGCCGCCGCCGCTACCGAGGAAGGTTATCTCTATCAAATCTCCACCCCCGTGTTCTTCTGCAGACATAGGGGTATCACGGAGGGAGTATATAAGACATTGCCCTTTCCCCGAACGGATGGAAACATATGAACACTCAGATAAATAACTTCAAATTCATATGAATGACATGTAACATAATGTCAAATGAATACATCCCTTCGCCGACAAATATATCACAAAGTGGAACAGTGTAGAGTCAAAAATTTTCCAGATAATTGTAAAATTGGAAGCCTAACAAAACATTTTTAACGATTCATGTATCCAACTACTACGTCACCGTTTGGAGGTGCGGATATGGAGCTGAAACCGTACATACCACCCGAGAAATCGCTGCCCGAATACACAATCAAGGCTTTTGTTTTGGGCATCGTCCTTTCGATCATAATGGGCGCGGCAAACGCCTACCTCGGAATGTACGCCGGTATGACCGTGAGCGCCAGTATTCCCGCGGCGGTCATATCGATGGCAATACTCCTTGCGTTCAAGGACAGGAACATCCTCGAAAACAACATGGTGCAGACCGCGGCTTCAGCGGGTGAGTCGCTGGCGGCGGGAGTCATCTTCACCTTCCCGGCCCTCGTCGTTCTCGGCTACTACACGACCTTCCCGTACTATATAGTCACCATAATCGCAGCCCTCGGTGGTTCCCTCGGTGCCCTCTTCACCATAGTCCTCAGGAGGGCCTTCATAGCCGAGGAGAAGCTCCCGTACCCCGAGGGTATGGCCTGCGCCGAGGTCCTCATAGCCGGTGACAAGGGTGGAAGCCACGCCAAGCCGATACTCTACGGTGGAATCTTCGGAGGCCTTTTCAAGCTCTTCGGAAGCTCGGGCCTCTGGTCGGGAACCGTCGAGGCCGCCAAGATGGTCGGCTCCCGCGTCTACTACTTCGGAAGCGACCTCTCCGCGGCGCTCATAGCGGTTGGCTACATCGTCGGCCTCAACATAGCCTTCCTCGTCTTCCTCGGAGGCGCCATAGCCTGGTTCATAGCCATCCCGCTCTACGCCGGCCAGATGGGCCACACCGACCTCAGCCCGATTGACCTCGCCTGGACCATCTGGAGCACCAAGATCCGCTACATGGGTGTCGGCGCGATGGTCGTCGGTGGTCTCTGGAGCCTCATCAAGCTCAGGAACCCGATCAAGAGGGGTATCAAGGCCGGCCTTGAGGTTGCAAAGAGGAAGCAGTCGGGAGAAACCATACTCAGGACCGAAGAGGACCTTCCGCTCAACTACGTCCTCATGCTCATAGCGGCCTTCGTCATCCCGCTGTTCCTGCTCTACTTCCACATCATCGGCTCCATCGGAATCGCGGCAATAATGGCGGTGATACTCCTCATAGTCGGCTTCCTCGGAAGCTCGATAGCCGGCTACCTCGCGGGTGTCGTCGGTTCATCCAACAACCCGGTCTCTGGAATCACCATCATGAGCCTGCTCTTCACAGCCTTCGCCCTCAAGGCCCTCGGCCTCAGCGGAATGGAGGGCATGGCGGCGACAATACTCGTCGCGGCGGTCATCTGTACCGCGGCCGCCATAGCCGGTGACACCATGCAGGACCTCGCCACCGGTTACATGGTCGGAGCTACGCCAAAGAGGCAGCAGGTCTTTGAGATGGTA encodes the following:
- the glmM gene encoding phosphoglucosamine mutase, coding for MKLFGTAGIRGTLWEKVTPELAMNLGKAVGTYIDGKTVAVARDGRTSSVMLQSALISGLLSTGAEVLDFGLIPTPALAWGTREHGDGGVMITASHNPPTDNGIKVFNGDGTEFYVEQERELEELVFSGNFRKAAWSEIKTVKALDITKDYIGAVLDFVNHETNLKVLYDGANGAGSVLAPYLLREMGARVISVNAHVDGHFPGRKPEPRYENIAYLGELARELGVDLVVAQDGDADRIAVFDEKCQYVNEDTVIALFAKLYVEEHGGGTVVVSIDTGSRIDHVVENAGGRVVRIPLGQPHDGIKKYGAIFAAEPWKLVHPKFGPWIDSFVTMGLLIKLIDERGKPLSQIIREEIPTYYLTKKNVKCPDEFKKATLERAYRALEEKLRGEVKEVLTISGYRFQLKDGSWILVRPSGTEPKIRVVVEAPSEKRRDELFGLAYGTVRRAAEEAMRKD
- a CDS encoding MBL fold metallo-hydrolase, translating into MIEITFLGSGGGRFITITQFRSTGGFHIRASRNIYVDPGPGALVRSWRYKLDPRKLDVIFVSHRHVDHCNDVEVMIEAMTGGALKKRGVLIASKSVVYGDETHTPAVSKYHLDVLESIHIPEPGSRIAIGDEEMVITPTQHSDPTTIGFRMKSSLGDISYIPDTAYFDGLTDWHDGSRLLIAAVTRPRDMGIPYHLSTDDIVMMLKRMREKPEVLVMSHIGMKMHFANPYKEAKYIETVTGVKTYVAKEGFKVMVGRDGIAVRTLRPARFV
- a CDS encoding OPT family oligopeptide transporter, with the translated sequence MELKPYIPPEKSLPEYTIKAFVLGIVLSIIMGAANAYLGMYAGMTVSASIPAAVISMAILLAFKDRNILENNMVQTAASAGESLAAGVIFTFPALVVLGYYTTFPYYIVTIIAALGGSLGALFTIVLRRAFIAEEKLPYPEGMACAEVLIAGDKGGSHAKPILYGGIFGGLFKLFGSSGLWSGTVEAAKMVGSRVYYFGSDLSAALIAVGYIVGLNIAFLVFLGGAIAWFIAIPLYAGQMGHTDLSPIDLAWTIWSTKIRYMGVGAMVVGGLWSLIKLRNPIKRGIKAGLEVAKRKQSGETILRTEEDLPLNYVLMLIAAFVIPLFLLYFHIIGSIGIAAIMAVILLIVGFLGSSIAGYLAGVVGSSNNPVSGITIMSLLFTAFALKALGLSGMEGMAATILVAAVICTAAAIAGDTMQDLATGYMVGATPKRQQVFEMVGTFFAALVMAPVLNLLIQAYGIAGTPTAKENALAAPQAFLMAKVTEGVFTGNLEWNMIYIGAGIAIALIILDEILAMKGSKFRTPVMPVAVGIYLPLSLGVPIFIGGLVKHFVTKSRNEEGENPTDPGVLGAAGLIAGEALMGIFFAALIVAGVAPSSGFSSNVLGVILLAGIALWLYMTGKRK